GGAGTAAGTGTAGAACATGGTGATCTAGCGGTTGATGCAATTAAAGGGACAAAAGGAAACCTTGCCTTGACTGATGCATTCTCTGAAGGTTTTTTAACGATTCAGGATGAAAGTTCAATGCTGGTTGCAAGAGCGCTGAATCCACAAATTGGTGAAACAATTTTAGATGCTTGTGCTGCGCCTGGAGGAAAGTCTACACATATAGCTGAAAGAATGGAAGGAACAGGTACTGTTCACTCATTGGATCTTCATGAGCACAAAGTAAAGCTAATTAAACAACAAGCAGAACGACTTAATTTAACAAATATTCAAGCAGAGGCTTTAGATAGTAGACTTGCAGGAGAGCGTTTTGAGAAAAATAAGTTTGACCGAATTTTAGTAGATGCGCCATGCTCGGGATTTGGTGTTATTCGAAGAAAGCCGGATATAAAATATACAAAATCTCCTGAGGATGTTCTAAAGCTTGCAGAGTTACAGAAAAATATCTTACATGCTGTTGCCCCTTTATTAAAAAGTAATGGTGTGTTAGTTTATAGTACATGTACAATTGACCGAGAAGAAAACACGGATGTTATTCAATCATTCTTAAAACATCATCCTGAGTTTGAACTTGATCAGGGTGCAATTCATCATTTTCCTGAAAACCTTCATCCATATTTTAATGGAGGAGAAGTACAACTGTTACCACATTACTTTGGAACAGACGGATTTTATATAGTATGTTTACGAAAGAAGGGTTAAAATTGGAACAAGCAAAAGCAACGAGGACTAAAAAAGACAACTTAGAGAAGAATAGCAACCCATCCATATATTCTTTAGAACTTCATGAGCTTGAAGATTGGCTAAAAGAACATGGAGAAAAATCGTTCAGAGCAAACCAGGTTTTTGAATGGCTTTACACAAAGCGTGCAACAAGCTTTGAGGATATGTCAAATCTCTCAAAGAGCTTGAGAACACTATTAAATGAGAATTTTACTTTAACAACATTAAATACTTTAATTCAACAAACATCAAAAGACGGGACAATTAAGTTTCTTTTTGAACTTCATGATGGATACTCTATTGAAACGGTTTTAATGAGACATGAATATGGCAATTCTGTATGTGTAACGACACAAGTTGGGTGTAGAATTGGATGTACATTCTGTGCTTCAACTTTAGGTGGTTTAAAAAGAAATTTAGAAGCTGGAGAAATTGTTGCTCAAGTTGTAAAAGTTCAACAAGCC
This genomic stretch from Metabacillus sp. B2-18 harbors:
- the rsmB gene encoding 16S rRNA (cytosine(967)-C(5))-methyltransferase RsmB — translated: MKMKNKMTVRDVAVETLLQIEKNQAYSNLLLNSMIKKYQVNTKDISLLTEIVYGTLQRKDTLDYYLENFIKKTKKIDAWVRILLRISVYQMVYLDRVPERAIFFEAVEIAKKRGHKGISSFVNGVLRSLQREGLSDINQIADPVERLSIKTSHPKWLVEKWIDQYGYEETEKMCEANLTPPSQTARVNQTKMTVDELMKTLNQNGVSVEHGDLAVDAIKGTKGNLALTDAFSEGFLTIQDESSMLVARALNPQIGETILDACAAPGGKSTHIAERMEGTGTVHSLDLHEHKVKLIKQQAERLNLTNIQAEALDSRLAGERFEKNKFDRILVDAPCSGFGVIRRKPDIKYTKSPEDVLKLAELQKNILHAVAPLLKSNGVLVYSTCTIDREENTDVIQSFLKHHPEFELDQGAIHHFPENLHPYFNGGEVQLLPHYFGTDGFYIVCLRKKG